The DNA segment TTTGAAATGCCGACCGCCGCCGTATTGTTGAGTAACCTGTTCGGTCGCGCTGGCCAGGGTCATGATGCCGCCCCAGGAAAAGCCCAATACGCCGATTCGTTCCGGGTCGATCTCGGCTTGGTTGCTTAAAAACTCCAGCGCGGCAAAGGCATCGGGATAGGTCAGAATCGGTAAGGCCGGACGATTGGCGGCCGAGGCAACGCCGCGGGCTTCCCACATGTCGAGTTCCAGCGTGGCAATACCGGCCTGCTGCAGCTCGCTGGCATAGAAGTCGCCGCGCGCATCCACTCCGGCGGAGCCATGTAAAATCACCACGGCCGGCAAACCGGCGTGCTTACCGCGGCAGTGTCTCTTTCCCGGCAACGACAACTTGGCTTTGACGGTTAACGCGCCTTGACTGACCACCCCACCCGGAACGCCCGGATTGAAAGCCAACTTTTCCGATTGAATCTCGACAAACTCGATTTTGGGTCGGCTTTGCGCAGCGCAATTTGCACCGTCGTGAGCCTGAACGCCGGAAAATGCGCTCGATAGTAATATGCCTGCGAATAAGGCAGCGCGGAATTTGCTCATAGTCGTTTCCTCCTCAGAAGGGCGAATTCAAAATGTTGCCGGAAAGGCTCAAGACTAGGCTTTAACTTAAGGCGCTTCAAAGTATAGTCTCGGTTCGCTGGATCGGGCCGGCGGCGCTCACTTGATAACTCAATCGTATTTTTTCCACCGGTGTTCCGTTTGTGCTCGCGGAAATACCGGTTTGCCGGTCCGTCCCGATGGCTCAGTGCCCTTGGATGCAAAGGTAAAGAGCCTTGTGGCTAATTCGCCGGACCGATATGCGGCCGGTAAGCACTAATTTTATCGACGTTAAAACCCATTACCGATTCGCGGCCTGCTATTGTCAGATCCGTCCCAACCGGCATACTCAATCCGGCGTCTTTTGGCACGCAAAGCGCCTTTTTGCC comes from the Methylomonas sp. EFPC3 genome and includes:
- a CDS encoding dienelactone hydrolase family protein, translating into MSKFRAALFAGILLSSAFSGVQAHDGANCAAQSRPKIEFVEIQSEKLAFNPGVPGGVVSQGALTVKAKLSLPGKRHCRGKHAGLPAVVILHGSAGVDARGDFYASELQQAGIATLELDMWEARGVASAANRPALPILTYPDAFAALEFLSNQAEIDPERIGVLGFSWGGIMTLASATEQVTQQYGGGRHFKAHVANYPLCYGYNNPRLPYFSFGSPNGNPLTGAPVLIQIGGLDEYDESAAPCLALKAGLAADEQALVDVVSYPDATHAWDRLMVPIAITDNFSHLGRGGTVNMIPNVEQAYDAREKTVRFFKRKL